Proteins encoded in a region of the Neodiprion lecontei isolate iyNeoLeco1 chromosome 5, iyNeoLeco1.1, whole genome shotgun sequence genome:
- the LOC107218403 gene encoding apoptotic protease-activating factor 1 isoform X2, translating into MEEKHRNILLQVQPAIVRDLDYQNVLDTLVAKNIITLASNEEILNAGNRELQIRKLLSHLPGRGPKAYSIFKEAMRLNYDWISKEMDELEENFDSVDSLDAPVGQNVPHPHLPAIPSLNVSRTRKLRKGLKELKPSNYLALHALPGYGKSTLVSETLQDDDLATDLFQKEMYWIKFGSEQSVAENILTQLNMLFHRVRNLDLLTEPTSEDSLKYFLRHHFSKHNHALLILDDVNRREIIEAFDFGCKTLVLTTDTDILRGKKCDIIEMNEGFTPKESLALFAKAIGVDASELPKQARQIHEECKGMPLMIAMFSAQFEDVKESLIEGDKRADTWSYYLDALKKKKSAVLQESLDKLKAIFEMCINKLSKDEIHYYEMFAIFPEDVNITTKTLSIFWDLDPPEVDLIMSKFCKKSMAVRQWHVHLKTYIYGVHNLVLRHLRDKLTAESLMNLHKTYVNKNFEACNWKLSNLPKDNYIYSYIGHHMEEGELLKKFPEVYLNFKFIEAKIYHIGPGDLLIDLKKYRKHITQESPELLDKVTDLEKFLVQQASTLAEYRRRNCLDLVQVALKHPYSGFVRDMAESLANERQSSLYLSHLKNNNQNLNSLSDELYMQVRSVAFTNEASVILIGNDMGEVVLWNCHDGHHVVFYGNNRDYPIRKIITPRNGEYFVSISEDGTAKLFDLSKQREFYMKTLNPRTRQKDWKTMYENDINQDHSKFTFAVKDQKIMDISICSSSQKIAACTKNGNIMVWKWTGEVLIDQISMAGNSTLNCILFTISSTKLHTVNLETGALTMYDATHGNYVTQCTLSSEMVKVISLLSVPGVANIMIGLLDKKLFSVTWKLDEITGYPTYHEFAKLADETVTYTCAALTQDGRYVITADTGCSVTIHSLQNGYKTIKTYKKSVTSLDTQWLENERCHMICAGSRDTLVPMVHRWRFDPTENPVSQRLPLFDAIVESVEKNIIAVATSNRTVQIIQNDNVIAEAPSVNAKITNIMFFEDKNRVAYATEGGQIFLFDLKHKHYDQILQLSYSVRFMTILGIEEKNVIVCNNGPADLQIWEGPEDNQLIENSGSVIFSKYLKNVKHVLTVANEVAKLWDRKWRLRVKYVPTKMGKVSCCSLSDEENYLALANASGCLTICKLVPKKVGNTIAFQENTVQNLPDEITACNFSPNGTLLAVGMKRGKIMIIDGKSSKEIQLLDLHRRAVKQLYWGPSSLNEQILLSLSNEMAWWNISRIGESSSQNNIAGSNRQISQSYTDLTVSSNLNVTTDLNLPREPLKNSQSFQFSSVIQESENKSLNNNHDDATEEVSNSTGSAVSAYSSEQDTNEINGNGHNSPSFCWSDKRPKDFDTPGLLSVIKLDGNLATNVCISKNFKRFITIDGEGSIYNLAVIEKNGMNKHHTIS; encoded by the exons ATGGAAGAGAAACATCGGAATATCCTACTCCAAGTGCAACCAGCGATCGTCCGTGATCTCGACTATCAGAATGTCCTTGACACGCTGGTTGCAAAGAACATCATCACCTTGGCATCCAATGAAGAGATTCTTAATGCAGGAAATCGAGAGTTGCAAATCCGGAAGCTGCTATCTCACCTACCGGG ACGCGGTCCGAAGGCTTATTCCATATTTAAAGAAGCTATGCGACTAAATTATGATTGGATCAGCAAAGAAATGGATGAGCTCGAAGAGAATTTTGACAGTGTAGATTCATTAGATGCTCCCGTAGGACAAAACGTCCCACACCCGCATCTTCCTGCAATTCCATCGCTAAATGTGTCAAGGACAAGAAag TTGCGCAAAGGACTGAAAGAGTTGAAACCAAGTAATTACCTGGCTCTCCATGCGCTGCCAGGATATGGTAAATCAACTTTGGTCAGTGAAACTTTACAGGACGATGATCTTGCTACTGATTTATTCCAG AAGGAAATGTACTGGATTAAATTTGGATCGGAACAATCAGTCGCAGAGAACATACTCACTCAGTTGAACATGCTTTTTCACCGAGTGAGAAATCTGGATCTGTTGACAGAACCGACTAGTGAAGACTctctcaaatattttctgaGGCACCATTTTTCCAAACATAATCATGCCCTGTTAATACTGGACGATGTTAATCGGCGCGAAATTATCGAAGCATTTGATTTTGGATGCAAGACTCTTGTCTTGACAACTGACACAGACATactgagaggaaaaaaatgcgATATCATTGAG ATGAACGAGGGCTTCACCCCGAAAGAATCGCTTGCCTTGTTTGCCAAAGCTATCGGTGTCGATGCCTCGGAGCTGCCCAAACAGGCTCGCCAGATACACGAGGAATGCAAGGGAATGCCTCTTATGATCGCGATGTTTTCAGCCCAATTTGAAGATGTCAAAGAGAGTCTTATCGAAGGTGATAAAAGGGCTGACACGTGGTCTTACTACCTCGATGcattgaagaagaagaaatctgc CGTTTTGCAAGAGAGTCTCGACAAGTTGAAAGCGATATTCGAAATGTGCATAAATAAGCTTTCCAAAGACGAAATACATTACTATGAAATGTTTGCTATATTCCCTGAAGACGTGAACATCACAACAAAG ACATTGTCAATATTTTGGGATCTGGATCCACCAGAAGTCGATTTGATAATGtctaaattttgcaaaaaatcaaTGGCCGTGAGACAGTGGCATGTACATctaaaaacatatatatacggtGTTCACAACTTGGTGCTGCGTCACCTTCGAGACAAATTGACAGCAGAATCCTTAATGAATCTCCATAAGACttatgtgaataaaaattttgaggcATGCAACTGGAAATTGTCAAATCTCCCAAAGGACAATTACATCTATTCTTATATTGGACACCATATGGAAGAGGGAGAgttactaaaaaaatttccggaaGTTTAtcttaattttaaattcatcgaGGCAAAAATCTACCATATCGGTCCTGGTGATCTTctaattgatttaaaaaagtaCAGAAAACACATTACCCAGGAATCTCCAGAGCTCTTGGATAAGGTTACAGATCTTGAGAAATTCCTCGTACAACAGGCCTCAACCCTCGCCGAATATCGAAGACGGAACTGCCTCGACCTTGTTCAAGTGGCCCTGAAACACCCATATTCGGGCTTTGTCAGAGACATGGCTGAGTCTCTGGCAAATGAGCGACAGAGCAGCCTCTATTTAAGCCATTTGAAGAACAACAATCAGAATTTGAATTCTCTGAGCGATGAATTATACATGCAGGTGCGATCTGTCGCTTTTACTAACGAAGCTAGTGTGATCCTCATAGGAAATGACATGGGAGAAGTTGTGTTGTGGAACTGCCACGACGGGCACCACGTTGTTTTTTATGGGAACAATAGGGATTATCCCATCAGAAAGATTATCACTCCGAGGAACGGAGAGTACTTTGTCTCTATTAGCGAAGACGGTACAGCAAAGTTATTCGATCTCAGCAAACAACGAGAGTTTTACATGAAAACTCTCAATCCTCGAACCAGGCAGAAGGACTGGAAAACAATGTACGAAAACGATATCAACCAGGATCACAGTAAATTTACTTTCGCAGTCAAGGATCAGAAAATTATGGATATTTCTATTTGCTCAAGTAGCCAGAAAATTGCTGCCTGTACCAAGAATGGGAACATCATG GTATGGAAGTGGACCGGCGAAGTTTTaattgatcaaatttcaatgGCAGG CAATTCAACGTTAAACTGCATTCTGTTCACGATATCCAGTACGAAACTTCATACCGTAAACCTAGAAACAGGAGCTCTGACTATGTATGACGCTACGCACGGCAATTACGTGACGCAATGTACCCTCTCCTCTGAGATGGTAAAAGTGATATCACTCCTCTCTGTTCCGGGGGTTGCCAATATTATGATTGGTttgttggataaaaaattattctccgTCACCTGGAAACTTGACGAAATCACAGGCTATCCTACATATCACGAATTTGCCAAACTTGCCGATGAAACGGTGACATATACTTGCGCAGCTTTGACTCAAGATGGCCGGTACGTCATCACTGCGGACACTGGCTGCTCTGTTACTATTCACAGTCTTCAAAACGGgtataaaacaataaaaacgTACAAGAAATCTGTTACTAGCCTTGATACTCAGTGGCTAGAGAATGAACGCTGTCACATG ATCTGTGCCGGCAGTCGTGATACACTTGTGCCAATGGTCCACAGGTGGAGATTTGACCCTACGGAGAATCCTGTTTCTCAAAG ACTGCCCCTGTTTGACGCAATTGTCGAAtcagttgagaaaaatattattgctGTAGCGACATCCAATAGAACAGTGCAGATTATTCAAAATGACAATGTTATCGCCGAGGCACCATCGGTTAACGCGAAGATAACTAATATAATGTTTTTTGAAGACAAAAATCGAGTCGCTTATGCGACTGAAGGGGGTCAAATATTCTTGTTTGACTTAAAACACAAACATTATGATCAAATATTGCAATTGTCGTATTCCGTGAGATTTATGACTATACTCGGAATCGAGGAGAAAAATGTAATCGTGTGCAATAATGGACCCGCGGATTTGCAG ATCTGGGAGGGTCCTGAGGATAAccaattaattgaaaatagcGGATCTGTgatattttccaaatatttaaaaaacgtGAAACACGTGTTAACCGTAGCCAACGAAGTTGCAAAACTATGGGACCGGAAATGGCGGCTTCGAGTTAAGTACGTGCCGACAAAGATGGGTAAAGTGAGCTGCTGCTCTCTCAGCGACGAGGAGAATTATTTAGCACTAGCCAACGCCTCGGGATGTCTCACTATTTGCAAACTGGTGCCTAAGAAAGTTGGTAACACTATAGCGTTTCAAGAAAATACCGTCCAAAATTTGCCTGATGAAATAACAGCCTGTAATTTTTCACCCAACGGAACTTTACTCGCTGTCGGAATGAAAAGGGGTAAAATTATG ATAATTGATGGAAAATCTAGTAAGGAGATACAACTATTAGATCTCCATCGTCGAGCTGTAAAACAGCTATATTGGGGACCTTCGAGCCTCAACGAACAGATTCTTCTCTCTTTGAGCAACGAGATGGCCTGGTGGAACATATCTCGAATTGGTGAAAGCTCGTCGCAGAATAATATAGCAGGTTCTAATCGACAAATTAGTCAAAGCTACACAGACCTGACGGTTTCTTCTAATTTGAATGTAACCACTGATCTCAATTTACCTCGCGAGCCTTTGAAGAATAGCCAAAGTTTTCAATTCAGTAGCGTTATACaagaatctgaaaataaatCCTTGAACAACAACCATGATGATGCTACTGAAGAGGTATCAAATTCAACTGGCAGTGCGGTTTCAGCTTATTCGTCGGAACAGGACACAAATGAGATTAACGGCAATGGTCACAACTCTCCTTCCTTCTGTTGGTCTGATAAACGGCCAAAAGATTTCGATACACCCGGTTTGTTGAGCGTTATTAAACTTGACGGTAATTTAGCGACTAATGTATGCATTTCAAAAAACTTTAAAAGGTTCATTACCATTGATGGCGAAGGCTCAATTTATAACCTAGctgttattgaaaaaaacggAATGAATAAACATCACACCATTTCATAA
- the LOC107218403 gene encoding apoptotic protease-activating factor 1 isoform X1 codes for MEEKHRNILLQVQPAIVRDLDYQNVLDTLVAKNIITLASNEEILNAGNRELQIRKLLSHLPGRGPKAYSIFKEAMRLNYDWISKEMDELEENFDSVDSLDAPVGQNVPHPHLPAIPSLNVSRTRKMEQLRKGLKELKPSNYLALHALPGYGKSTLVSETLQDDDLATDLFQKEMYWIKFGSEQSVAENILTQLNMLFHRVRNLDLLTEPTSEDSLKYFLRHHFSKHNHALLILDDVNRREIIEAFDFGCKTLVLTTDTDILRGKKCDIIEMNEGFTPKESLALFAKAIGVDASELPKQARQIHEECKGMPLMIAMFSAQFEDVKESLIEGDKRADTWSYYLDALKKKKSAVLQESLDKLKAIFEMCINKLSKDEIHYYEMFAIFPEDVNITTKTLSIFWDLDPPEVDLIMSKFCKKSMAVRQWHVHLKTYIYGVHNLVLRHLRDKLTAESLMNLHKTYVNKNFEACNWKLSNLPKDNYIYSYIGHHMEEGELLKKFPEVYLNFKFIEAKIYHIGPGDLLIDLKKYRKHITQESPELLDKVTDLEKFLVQQASTLAEYRRRNCLDLVQVALKHPYSGFVRDMAESLANERQSSLYLSHLKNNNQNLNSLSDELYMQVRSVAFTNEASVILIGNDMGEVVLWNCHDGHHVVFYGNNRDYPIRKIITPRNGEYFVSISEDGTAKLFDLSKQREFYMKTLNPRTRQKDWKTMYENDINQDHSKFTFAVKDQKIMDISICSSSQKIAACTKNGNIMVWKWTGEVLIDQISMAGNSTLNCILFTISSTKLHTVNLETGALTMYDATHGNYVTQCTLSSEMVKVISLLSVPGVANIMIGLLDKKLFSVTWKLDEITGYPTYHEFAKLADETVTYTCAALTQDGRYVITADTGCSVTIHSLQNGYKTIKTYKKSVTSLDTQWLENERCHMICAGSRDTLVPMVHRWRFDPTENPVSQRLPLFDAIVESVEKNIIAVATSNRTVQIIQNDNVIAEAPSVNAKITNIMFFEDKNRVAYATEGGQIFLFDLKHKHYDQILQLSYSVRFMTILGIEEKNVIVCNNGPADLQIWEGPEDNQLIENSGSVIFSKYLKNVKHVLTVANEVAKLWDRKWRLRVKYVPTKMGKVSCCSLSDEENYLALANASGCLTICKLVPKKVGNTIAFQENTVQNLPDEITACNFSPNGTLLAVGMKRGKIMIIDGKSSKEIQLLDLHRRAVKQLYWGPSSLNEQILLSLSNEMAWWNISRIGESSSQNNIAGSNRQISQSYTDLTVSSNLNVTTDLNLPREPLKNSQSFQFSSVIQESENKSLNNNHDDATEEVSNSTGSAVSAYSSEQDTNEINGNGHNSPSFCWSDKRPKDFDTPGLLSVIKLDGNLATNVCISKNFKRFITIDGEGSIYNLAVIEKNGMNKHHTIS; via the exons ATGGAAGAGAAACATCGGAATATCCTACTCCAAGTGCAACCAGCGATCGTCCGTGATCTCGACTATCAGAATGTCCTTGACACGCTGGTTGCAAAGAACATCATCACCTTGGCATCCAATGAAGAGATTCTTAATGCAGGAAATCGAGAGTTGCAAATCCGGAAGCTGCTATCTCACCTACCGGG ACGCGGTCCGAAGGCTTATTCCATATTTAAAGAAGCTATGCGACTAAATTATGATTGGATCAGCAAAGAAATGGATGAGCTCGAAGAGAATTTTGACAGTGTAGATTCATTAGATGCTCCCGTAGGACAAAACGTCCCACACCCGCATCTTCCTGCAATTCCATCGCTAAATGTGTCAAGGACAAGAAag ATGGAACAGTTGCGCAAAGGACTGAAAGAGTTGAAACCAAGTAATTACCTGGCTCTCCATGCGCTGCCAGGATATGGTAAATCAACTTTGGTCAGTGAAACTTTACAGGACGATGATCTTGCTACTGATTTATTCCAG AAGGAAATGTACTGGATTAAATTTGGATCGGAACAATCAGTCGCAGAGAACATACTCACTCAGTTGAACATGCTTTTTCACCGAGTGAGAAATCTGGATCTGTTGACAGAACCGACTAGTGAAGACTctctcaaatattttctgaGGCACCATTTTTCCAAACATAATCATGCCCTGTTAATACTGGACGATGTTAATCGGCGCGAAATTATCGAAGCATTTGATTTTGGATGCAAGACTCTTGTCTTGACAACTGACACAGACATactgagaggaaaaaaatgcgATATCATTGAG ATGAACGAGGGCTTCACCCCGAAAGAATCGCTTGCCTTGTTTGCCAAAGCTATCGGTGTCGATGCCTCGGAGCTGCCCAAACAGGCTCGCCAGATACACGAGGAATGCAAGGGAATGCCTCTTATGATCGCGATGTTTTCAGCCCAATTTGAAGATGTCAAAGAGAGTCTTATCGAAGGTGATAAAAGGGCTGACACGTGGTCTTACTACCTCGATGcattgaagaagaagaaatctgc CGTTTTGCAAGAGAGTCTCGACAAGTTGAAAGCGATATTCGAAATGTGCATAAATAAGCTTTCCAAAGACGAAATACATTACTATGAAATGTTTGCTATATTCCCTGAAGACGTGAACATCACAACAAAG ACATTGTCAATATTTTGGGATCTGGATCCACCAGAAGTCGATTTGATAATGtctaaattttgcaaaaaatcaaTGGCCGTGAGACAGTGGCATGTACATctaaaaacatatatatacggtGTTCACAACTTGGTGCTGCGTCACCTTCGAGACAAATTGACAGCAGAATCCTTAATGAATCTCCATAAGACttatgtgaataaaaattttgaggcATGCAACTGGAAATTGTCAAATCTCCCAAAGGACAATTACATCTATTCTTATATTGGACACCATATGGAAGAGGGAGAgttactaaaaaaatttccggaaGTTTAtcttaattttaaattcatcgaGGCAAAAATCTACCATATCGGTCCTGGTGATCTTctaattgatttaaaaaagtaCAGAAAACACATTACCCAGGAATCTCCAGAGCTCTTGGATAAGGTTACAGATCTTGAGAAATTCCTCGTACAACAGGCCTCAACCCTCGCCGAATATCGAAGACGGAACTGCCTCGACCTTGTTCAAGTGGCCCTGAAACACCCATATTCGGGCTTTGTCAGAGACATGGCTGAGTCTCTGGCAAATGAGCGACAGAGCAGCCTCTATTTAAGCCATTTGAAGAACAACAATCAGAATTTGAATTCTCTGAGCGATGAATTATACATGCAGGTGCGATCTGTCGCTTTTACTAACGAAGCTAGTGTGATCCTCATAGGAAATGACATGGGAGAAGTTGTGTTGTGGAACTGCCACGACGGGCACCACGTTGTTTTTTATGGGAACAATAGGGATTATCCCATCAGAAAGATTATCACTCCGAGGAACGGAGAGTACTTTGTCTCTATTAGCGAAGACGGTACAGCAAAGTTATTCGATCTCAGCAAACAACGAGAGTTTTACATGAAAACTCTCAATCCTCGAACCAGGCAGAAGGACTGGAAAACAATGTACGAAAACGATATCAACCAGGATCACAGTAAATTTACTTTCGCAGTCAAGGATCAGAAAATTATGGATATTTCTATTTGCTCAAGTAGCCAGAAAATTGCTGCCTGTACCAAGAATGGGAACATCATG GTATGGAAGTGGACCGGCGAAGTTTTaattgatcaaatttcaatgGCAGG CAATTCAACGTTAAACTGCATTCTGTTCACGATATCCAGTACGAAACTTCATACCGTAAACCTAGAAACAGGAGCTCTGACTATGTATGACGCTACGCACGGCAATTACGTGACGCAATGTACCCTCTCCTCTGAGATGGTAAAAGTGATATCACTCCTCTCTGTTCCGGGGGTTGCCAATATTATGATTGGTttgttggataaaaaattattctccgTCACCTGGAAACTTGACGAAATCACAGGCTATCCTACATATCACGAATTTGCCAAACTTGCCGATGAAACGGTGACATATACTTGCGCAGCTTTGACTCAAGATGGCCGGTACGTCATCACTGCGGACACTGGCTGCTCTGTTACTATTCACAGTCTTCAAAACGGgtataaaacaataaaaacgTACAAGAAATCTGTTACTAGCCTTGATACTCAGTGGCTAGAGAATGAACGCTGTCACATG ATCTGTGCCGGCAGTCGTGATACACTTGTGCCAATGGTCCACAGGTGGAGATTTGACCCTACGGAGAATCCTGTTTCTCAAAG ACTGCCCCTGTTTGACGCAATTGTCGAAtcagttgagaaaaatattattgctGTAGCGACATCCAATAGAACAGTGCAGATTATTCAAAATGACAATGTTATCGCCGAGGCACCATCGGTTAACGCGAAGATAACTAATATAATGTTTTTTGAAGACAAAAATCGAGTCGCTTATGCGACTGAAGGGGGTCAAATATTCTTGTTTGACTTAAAACACAAACATTATGATCAAATATTGCAATTGTCGTATTCCGTGAGATTTATGACTATACTCGGAATCGAGGAGAAAAATGTAATCGTGTGCAATAATGGACCCGCGGATTTGCAG ATCTGGGAGGGTCCTGAGGATAAccaattaattgaaaatagcGGATCTGTgatattttccaaatatttaaaaaacgtGAAACACGTGTTAACCGTAGCCAACGAAGTTGCAAAACTATGGGACCGGAAATGGCGGCTTCGAGTTAAGTACGTGCCGACAAAGATGGGTAAAGTGAGCTGCTGCTCTCTCAGCGACGAGGAGAATTATTTAGCACTAGCCAACGCCTCGGGATGTCTCACTATTTGCAAACTGGTGCCTAAGAAAGTTGGTAACACTATAGCGTTTCAAGAAAATACCGTCCAAAATTTGCCTGATGAAATAACAGCCTGTAATTTTTCACCCAACGGAACTTTACTCGCTGTCGGAATGAAAAGGGGTAAAATTATG ATAATTGATGGAAAATCTAGTAAGGAGATACAACTATTAGATCTCCATCGTCGAGCTGTAAAACAGCTATATTGGGGACCTTCGAGCCTCAACGAACAGATTCTTCTCTCTTTGAGCAACGAGATGGCCTGGTGGAACATATCTCGAATTGGTGAAAGCTCGTCGCAGAATAATATAGCAGGTTCTAATCGACAAATTAGTCAAAGCTACACAGACCTGACGGTTTCTTCTAATTTGAATGTAACCACTGATCTCAATTTACCTCGCGAGCCTTTGAAGAATAGCCAAAGTTTTCAATTCAGTAGCGTTATACaagaatctgaaaataaatCCTTGAACAACAACCATGATGATGCTACTGAAGAGGTATCAAATTCAACTGGCAGTGCGGTTTCAGCTTATTCGTCGGAACAGGACACAAATGAGATTAACGGCAATGGTCACAACTCTCCTTCCTTCTGTTGGTCTGATAAACGGCCAAAAGATTTCGATACACCCGGTTTGTTGAGCGTTATTAAACTTGACGGTAATTTAGCGACTAATGTATGCATTTCAAAAAACTTTAAAAGGTTCATTACCATTGATGGCGAAGGCTCAATTTATAACCTAGctgttattgaaaaaaacggAATGAATAAACATCACACCATTTCATAA
- the LOC124294721 gene encoding uncharacterized protein LOC124294721, whose amino-acid sequence MSLLLHFMQFSNSTLNCILFTISSTKLHTVNLETGAFTMYDATHGNYVTQCALSSEMVKVISLLSVPGVANIMIGLLDKKLFSVTWKLDEITGYPTYNEFAKLADETVTYTCAALTQDGRYVITADTGCSVTIHSLRNGYKTIKTYKKSVTSLDTQWLENERCHMICAGSRDTLVPMVHRWRFDPTENPVSQSQVPILENHIEVTDGISAVIIGFI is encoded by the exons ATGAG TCTGTTGCTGCATTTTATGCAGTTCAGCAATTCAACGTTAAACTGCATTCTGTTCACGATATCCAGTACGAAACTTCATACCGTAAACCTAGAAACAGGAGCTTTTACTATGTATGACGCTACGCACGGCAATTACGTGACGCAATGTGCCCTCTCCTCTGAGATGGTAAAAGTGATATCACTCCTCTCTGTTCCGGGGGTTGCCAATATTATGATTGGTttgttggataaaaaattattctccgTCACCTGGAAACTTGACGAAATCACAGGCTATCCTACATATAACGAATTTGCCAAACTTGCCGATGAAACGGTGACATATACTTGCGCAGCTTTGACTCAAGATGGCCGGTACGTCATCACTGCGGACACTGGCTGCTCTGTTACTATTCACAGTCTTCGAAACGGGTATAAAACAATCAAAACGTACAAGAAATCTGTTACTAGCCTTGATACTCAGTGGCTAGAGAATGAACGCTGTCACATG ATCTGTGCCGGCAGTCGTGATACACTTGTGCCAATGGTCCACAGGTGGAGATTTGACCCTACGGAGAATCCTGTTTCTCAAAG CCAGGTTCCTATCCTTGAAAACCACATCGAGGTCACCGATGGTATTAGTGCAGTGATAATCGGTTTTATCTAA
- the LOC107225525 gene encoding organic cation transporter protein, giving the protein MVICEGNEAEGDATQGETILKDVKVSDRKGEIQPDVDVCSMLAHAGDFGRYQILLMMLFSLVNVLSAFHYFAQTFITIQPADLRCDSINGDSNLTDILNVTQGLQLADVLKIRPKNGDKCKGYYLDMTEIITEEETVEKSVWKLEECTAFDYDRHFGYESIVTELDWVCKDAWKAALGQSMYFVGAVGGTFMMGIAADKWGRVKALIAAFLFAILGNTMTILSSGLELFAVSRFIAGLATDTNFVMMYIIVMEYIRPSMRTFGLNVCIGVFYCLGCSVVPWLAVGFETWRKFLMSVSVPMVLVPFYYFILPESASWLLTKGRADKALEGFLRIAKINGKVIPDEVVARFQAVHKDGGKPPQTSLHELFKTPNLRRKMSILVFKTMTLTLCYDAISRNVNISGTSPFEIFSLGSLTVFPACLVILTLQDKIGRKGLFFIAVLLSAFLTSSSGLMHAFLKDAEILSTDLMVHMSIGLSVTARLCVVIAFNSGSQYAAELIPTVIRGRGVALIHVVGYAASFLSPLLLYLSRFWQPLPDLLLGLLCFICASLTLLLPETLGRTLPATLNDGEVFGEEDRPCDFACCGGRTSRRGRDENRDEQ; this is encoded by the exons ATGGTAATTTGCGAAGGAAACGAAGCCGAAGGAGACGCGACTCAGGGAGAAACGATCCTGAAGGATGTCAAAGTGTCGGATCGGAAAGGTGAGATCCAACCGGACGTCGACGTGTGCAGCATGCTGGCGCACGCTGGGGATTTTGGGAGGTACCAAATACTCCTGATGATGCTCTTTAGTCTGGTGAACGTTCTCTCGGCTTTTCACTACTTCGCCCAGACATTTATCACGATACAACCCGCCGATTTACGGTGCGATTCGATAAACGGGGACAGTAATTTAACCGATATTCTCAACGTCACGCAGGGACTACAATTAGCAGAT GTTCTGAAAATACGACCGAAGAACGGTGACAAATGCAAAGGGTATTACTTAGACATGACGGAAATCATCACCGAGGAAGAGACCGTAGAAAAATCTGTCTGGAAACTCGAGGAGTGCACGGCCTTTGACTACGACAGACATTTCGGATACGAAAGCATCGTCACCGAG CTAGACTGGGTCTGCAAGGATGCTTGGAAAGCGGCGTTGGGTCAGTCGATGTACTTCGTTGGGGCTGTAGGTGGGACATTTATGATGGGCATTGCGGCGGACAAATGGGGCCGAGTGAAGGCCCTGATTGCCGCCTTCCTTTTTGCGATACTCGGCAATACGATGACCATATTATCAAGCGGCCTGGAGCTCTTTGCCGTTTCAAGGTTCATCGCTGGACTCGCAACCGACACGAATTTCGTTATGATGTATATAATCG TCATGGAGTACATCAGGCCCAGCATGCGGACCTTTGGATTGAACGTTTGCATCGGTGTGTTTTACTGTCTCGGATGTAGCGTCGTACCTTGGCTGGCGGTTGGCTTTGAAACGTGGAGAAAATTCTTG ATGAGCGTCTCGGTCCCGATGGTACTGGTTCCCTTTTACTACTTCATCCTGCCCGAAAGCGCCTCCTGGCTTCTGACCAAAGGACGAGCTGACAAAGCACTCGAGGGCTTTCTAAGGATCGCCAAAATTAATGGCAAGGTTATTCCTGACGAGGTCGTCGCACGGTTTCAAGCGGTCCACAAAGACGGGGGAAAACCACCTCAGACGAGCTTGCACGAGCTTTTTAAAACTCCGAACCTAAGACGAAAAATGTCCATTCTGGTGTTCAAAAC GATGACTTTGACACTTTGTTACGACGCCATATCACGAAACGTGAACATAAGTGGCACCTCACCGTTCGAGATATTTTCCCTCGGTTCTCTCACCGTGTTTCCAGCCTGTTTGGTGATCCTGACATTGCAGGACAAAATAGGGCGGAAGGGACTTTTCTTCATTGCCGTTTTGCTCTCGGCATTTCTAACGTCTAGCAGCGGTTTGATGCATGCGTTCCTGAAAGATGCAG AGATACTATCCACAGATCTGATGGTCCACATGAGTATTGGTCTATCAGTGACTGCTAGACTTTGCGTTGTTATTGCTTTCAACTCCGGGTCCCAATATGCTGCCGAATTAATACCTACAGTGATAAGAGGACGAGGAGTAGCCCTGATTCATGTTGTTGGATACGCCGCCAGCTTCCTTAGTCCACTTCTCTTATATCTG TCTAGGTTTTGGCAACCGCTGCCTGATCTTCTTCTCGGGCTGCTGTGTTTCATCTGTGCATCGCTCACTCTTTTATTGCCGGAAACCCTGGGACGAACACTTCCGGCAACATTAAACGACGGCGAGGTATTTGGCGAGGAGGATAGACCCTGCGATTTTGCTTGCTGCGGCGGTAGGACGAGTCGTCGTGGCCGAGATGAAAATCGGGACGAGCAATAA